A window of Deltaproteobacteria bacterium genomic DNA:
ATCATCTGGGCCGTGGGAAAGGGCGCGTTTTTTTCGGTGCTGATTTCCTGGATAGGATGCCTAAGGGGCTTCCAGGTGCGCGGCGGGGCCGTGGCAGTGGGGGCCGCCGCCACAAGCGCCGTGGTTTCGGGAATTTTTCTCGTCATATTCTGGGACTCCATCTTCGCCTTTATCCAGCTTTACTGGGACTAGACCATGAGCGGCGACCCGATAATAAAGGTGGAGAACCTGACTGCTGGCTACGGCGAAACCGTGATCTTAAAGGACGTCAATTTCACGGTGGAAAGGGGCGAGGTGGTGGTTCTGGTGGGGGGCTCAGGCTGCGGCAAGAGCACCCTTTTGAAGCACATGATAGGGCTTCTGCCCCCCATTTCGGGCAAAATCGTGATAGACGGCGTGGACGTGGCCCGGGCGGGTGAAAAAGAGTACCGGCTGCTTCTGAAAAGGATCGGCGTCCTTTTCCAGGGCGCGGCCCTTCTTGGGTCTCTGACCGTGGGCGAAAACGTGGCTCTGCCCCTGGAATGGAGCGCCCGCATCGACCAGCACTCCAGGGACGAGCTGGTGAAGCTGAAACTGGCCGCAGTTGACCTTTCCGGCTACGAAAACCACTTTCCGTCGGAAATTTCGGGCGGCATGGCCAAGCGGGCCGGAATCGCCAGGGCAATGGCCTTGAATCCGGCCATCCTCTTTTTCGACGAGCCCTCAGCAGGCCTCGATCCCATAACGTCGGCGGAGCTGGACGATCTCATCCTCACCATGAACCGGGTCTTTAAAACCACCATGGTGATAGTCACCCACGAGCTTTCCAGCATCCACACCGTCGCCGACCGCGCGGTGGTGCTGGACAAGGCCCGCAAGGGGATAGCGGCTGTGGGCCATCCGAAAACCCTTGCCGAATCGGGCGACGACCCGGTGGTTTACCGCTTTTTCAATCCCCGTGGCGCAAGAAAGGAATAGGCCGTGGCATCAGTGCGAACCAAGTTTTCCGTGGGCCTTTTCCTCATCGCCGGGGTGCTCATGCTTTCATTCGCCATCATCTGGATCGGAAGCCAGGGCTATCTGAAGCAGGGCAAGGATTTCGTCATCTATTTCGACGAGTCGGTCCAGGGCCTGGAAAAAGACTCCCAGGTGAAGTACAGGGGCGTGGCAGTGGGCCGCGTGGAGGACATAAGGGTTGCGCCGGACGGGCTTCTCATCCAGGTCAAGGTCCAGATAGACCCCACCCAGGTGGACCTGGACCTAAGCAGGGAAAACGTCCACCGCCTGGTGGCCCAGCTAAAAAGCGTGGGCATAACCGGCATCATGTTCATCGAACTTGACCGCCAGACCCCGAAAACCGCAGCCCCTCCCATGCGCCTGGGTTTCAAGGCCCCACGCACCGTTATCGCCAGCAAGCCAAGCGACATGCGCCTTTTCTTCGCCGGGGCTGAGTCCCTTTTCCGGCGCATAGAAAAACTTGAAATCGAAAAGGTGATAGCGGGCGTGAACCGCGACCTGGACCACCTTGACCAGGCCATCGTCGCCGCCGACGTAAAGGGAATCTCGAACCGACTCACCACCTCCCTTGACCGGGCCAACGCCATGCTGGCAAAGGAGAACTGGAGCGGGATCATAAGCTCGGTCCAGAAGGCAGCCGCCGATCTCGAACTCGCCATGGCCGAGGCAAGGAAACTCGCGGAGGAAACCAACAAAACAGTGGCGTCCGCAACCGCCTCCGTTGACAAGGTGGGGGCCATACTGGATGAAAACAGGCCGGACGTCCGCGCCGCCATCACCGGCGTGCGCCATTCGGTTGAAAAGGTCCAGGCCCTTCTGGATGAAAACCGCAAGAGCCTTCGCTCCACCATGGCGGAGATCAACCGCGTGGTGGAGGAGGCCCGGAAAATGGCCGAAAGCGGCCAGCAGGCCATAGGCGACGGCTCGCGCCTTCTTGTGGGGGCGGACGTGCGCATGGCCGAGCTTACCAAGCACCTTCTGACCACGGTCCAAAACCTGGAAAGGGCCACGGAAAACCTGAACCGGCTCCTGGAAAACACGGTGGAGGACCCCTCGGCCCTCATCTTCAGCCGCCCGGTGGACGAAAAGCCCGTGGCGAAAGAAAAACAATAGAATAGGACGGTTAACCCTGATGGGGTTTTGACGTCAGCCGGTGGAAGGTGCGCGATGAAACTTGCCACGACGCGGATTTTGGGGGCGGCGGCCCTGTGCCTGCTTATAATTGCCCTGCTGGCGGCCCAGGGCTGCGGGCTTAGCCGCCCGTCACGGCCTTCGGTGCGGTATTATTCCCTGGATTACCCGACCCCGGCGGCCAGGGAGGGAACGCCGATTCCGGCGGTGATAAGGGTGGAGCGCTTTTCCGCCTCGCCCGCGCTTTCAGGAACCGCCATGCTCTACAGCGACGCGCCCTATGCCACGCGCGCCTACGCCCTGTACAGGTGGAGGTCCGCTCCCGCCGACATCGTGTCCTTTTTCCTGGCCCGCGACATGAAGGCCAGCGGGCTTTTTTCGGCGGCCCTTCCCTACGACACCAGGATTTCGCCCACTCACAGCCTGGAAGGCAGGGTGGAGGAGTTTTACGAGGCGGACCGCCCCAGGGGCGCGGTGTCGGCGGTGCTTTCGGTATCCGTAACCCTTGTCCGGGAAAGGGAGCCGGACGTGACCAAGAAGATCGTGTTCCAGAAAACCTACAGCGAGGTCCAGGAAGCCTCGGTGAACAACCCCCAGGCGGTGGCCGGGGCCATGAGCCAGGCCATGCAAAGGGTTTCCGCGAGGCTTATGGACGACGTTCAAAAGGCCCTGGCCAAGCCGCCAGCCGGAAAGTAGCTGACGGCCCAAGAGTTTCACGGAAGGAGAAGCATCATGAAAAAAATCGCCCTGTCGGTAATTTTTCCGGCGGCCCTGGCATTGATCCTGGCCGCCTGCGCCACGGCCTACGAGGCCAAGCCCCTTCCCTTCAAGGCCCCTTCGGCCTACGCCAACAGGGTTGAGGTAGCCGGGGCCCAGGTGGCGGCGGAAGCCTTCACGGACCCACAGAAGGCTAAGGAAGTCTTCGGTTTCGACGTTCGGGGGGCAGGATTCCTTCCGGTTCAGGTGGTTTTCGACAACAGGGGGGACCATCGCATAAGGGTGGATGAGGCCCAGACCTTTCTGGAGGACGAGGCCGGAAACCTCTGGCCCATACTGGCCAAGGACCTGGCCGAGGAGCGCGCGGCGCGGTTTTCCGAAGGCAGGGCCATGATGAAGGAAGGCGCCAAGGACAGCCTGTACGGGGCCATCGGCGGAGCCCTGATCGGGGCGGCGGTGGGCATCGTCACGGGCGAGGGCGTGGGCGCAACGGCTGGCAAGGGAGCCGCAGTGGGAGCCGCCACCGGGGCCACCATGGGTGGGGCTTCCAAGTTGGGAGACCGGGAGGCCAGGAACGCCATCGTGAGCGACCTTCACTCGAAAAGCCTGGAAAACCGGGTGGTTCCGCCCCAGGGACTTGCCTTTGGCGTGATCTTCTTTCCTGGCGAGGCCAAGACGGCCAAGGCCCTGAGGCTGAGACTGATTGACCTGGACGCCAGGACCGACCATGCGGTCACCATCTCACTCACCCCGCAACCGGCCGGTTGAAGCCTGCCCAAAAACGCGAATCGCTGTGTCAGAGCAAAGCGGGCGGGGCATCATGTACGAAAAGTACTATTCCTCCCCACCCGCTTCACTCAACCTTAGCGCTTCATCGTTTTTGAACAGGCTTCATGTCCAGCCGTCTTGGACGCATTGTTCAACAATGGGGCCGTCTGAAGGACGCGCAATTTTACGCGGCGTCCCGGCCCTTGAAAATCACCCCGATCACTTGTGCTCGATTACCATTGTGTCGCCGAACTTGTTGTGGAACTTGGTGCCCCGCGTGAGGATCGAGCGGTAGCGCTCGTCGGCGATCACCGCCTGGTTGGGAAATTCCTCGCTGGCCATCATGGTGCACAGCAAGGTTTCGTCGTCCAGGTGCTTTATGTGCTCCCAGTCCGCGTCCACCCACACCACCAGGGCCTTTTCCCCCAGTTTTTCCAGCGCCGCCCAGCGGGTGATCTCCTCCAGCGGTTTCACAGCCCCTGAAAACTCCGTAAGCAGGCTGAACAGAAGCGAGGGCTGGTTGAGTTTTTCCACGGCCAGGAGCCGCGCCAGACGGTTCTTGGCTGTTGTCGCCGCCTTGTAGAGAACCGGGGGGCTCTCGGAATCGAGAATTTCGTGGGCCTCCTGGTAGGCGTCCATTTCTGCGGCAGCGCCCTGAACAGCGGTGGCGTAAACCTTTTTCACCTCAGGATGGGTGAACTCGGTGGGGGGCTTGTCCCGTAAAAGGGTGGGCAGTTTTCCCAAAAAGGCCGAGATGGTGATCTTTTCCATTTCAGCCATGAATGGCCTTTTTCCGATTTTGGCTTCCGCCGCCGCGCGCACCGCGCGGGCTGAATTTTTCGCGGCAAGGTGTTCGAGCGCTTCGGGGTCGCGTATCCTGGCCACTGCGGCAAGGCGCACCCGGTAATCCGGGTCGGTTTCGCATGTCCTCAGAATAAGGGCGAAATCGCCCGTGCGCGATACCGCCGCAATGCGCACCCGGTAGCTTAAGTCCCTTATGCAGGTTTTGGCGAGCACCTCGTCGCTTACCATCCGGGCCGCAGCAAGGCGCATTCTTGGGTCGGGATCCGACTGGGCGACGCTTTCGCAAAGTGTGGGGGCCGATACCCTGGTGAGGGCCTCCCAGCGGAAAAGGGTGTTGGCCCTGCTTTTGACTATGGCGTAAAGGGCCGCCGGGTCGGTTATGCGGGCAAGGGCGGAAAAGGCGTATGGGAGGACTCCGGGGTCCTCGATTTCCATGAACTGGGCAAAGGGTTCGGCCAGGGTCCTGGCAAGGCCCGGATCGCCCTTTACGGGCAGGGACGCCAGCTTTTCCACCGCAGCCATTCGCAAGGGCACGTTTTTGCTTTTAAGCGCCACCTGGGACAATACGGCCGGGTCTTCCATGCGTTTTACGGCATTGATGCGCGTGGCCACCGTGACGCTCTTGGCCGCCACCTCCAGAAGGGCTTTCGAGTCGGTGATTCTTTTCACGGCGGCGGTGCGCACGTGTTCGTTGTCGTTTTGGCAGGCGATTTCCACCAGAAGCGTCTGGTCATTGGTGCGGTCAACGGCCCCTATGCGCACCTGGGTGTCAGGATGATCCGCAGCGAGTCCTTTAATGATCCGCTTGTCCCGTATCCGGCCAAGGGCGGCAAGGCGCACCTTGGGGTTGTCATCCTCCCTCACCATGCGGGTAAGCAGGCTCTCGTCCGTAAGCTTTGCCGCAACCGCCAGGCGCACCCGGAAAACGGGATCGGAAAAGGCGAGCTTTTCGAGAATCTCCGGCTCCGTTATCTCCTTCACCGAAGCAATGCGGACCTCCGGGTCCGAGTGCTTCCACTTGGGTCTTATGCTGTCCAGAAGGCTCATGGGACTCCTCGCCAAAAAAGGGTGATGCGGCTATCCCGACAGCGTTTTAACGGCGTTGACGATATATTTTGGCAACCTGTTGCAAACGGCACGCCGCGCAGCCTGATCAAAAACGATGAAATGCAAGGAAGCTGAGCGGCGCGGGGAGGAATAATACTTTTCGTATATGACGACCCGCGCCGCGAAACCTGACACAGCAGTTCGCGTTTTTGGACAGGCGCCTAGTTAACGAACGGACGCCGCAATATGGAATCCTTACTCCAAAGCCTGTCATCCTTTGACGGATGATCTATGTTGTAATGAAGGCCCCTGCTCTCGCATCGCCGCTGTGCGCACTGGATGATTAGATGGGCCAGAAGTGCTATGTTCCTTAGCTCCAGCAGGTCCGCCGTCACCTTGAAATCCCAGTAGTAGTCCCTTATTTCCTTCATGATGTTTTCCACGCGGTTTCCGGCGCGGGCCAGGCGCTTGTTGGAGCGCACGATTCCCACGTAGTTCCACATGAAGCGCCTTATCTCGTCCCAGTTGTGGGTGACCACTATGCCCTCGTCGGAATCCGTGGTGCCCACCTCGTCCCAGGCGGGCGGAGACGGGGCGCTTTCCACCGAGGCAAGGTCCTTCAGGGCTTGGGCTGCTGCCCGGTCCGCGTAAACCAGGGCCTCCAGAAGCGAGTTGGAGGCCAGCCGGTTGGCCCCGTGAAGGCCGGTGCAGGCGCATTCCCCAACGGCGTAGAGGTTGGCCACGTCGGTCTTGCCCTCCAGGTCGGTGACAACCCCGCCGCACATGTAATGGGCCGCCGGGACCACCGGAAGGGGGTCCTTTGTCATGTCGTAGCCGAATTCCAGGCATTTTTCGTAAAGGTTGGGAAAGCGCTCCCGAACCATTCCGGGGTCCTCGTGGGAGATGTCCAGAAAGACCGATTCCGCGCCGCTTTTCTTGAGTTCAGCGTCAATGGCCCTGGCCACCACGTCCCGACAGGCCAGTTCCTTCTGAACCGGATCGTATTTTTCCATGAAACGTCGGCCCTTGTGATCAAGGAGATAGGCCCCCTCCCCTCTCACCGCCTCGGAAATGAGGAAGTTCTTGGCCTGGGGGTGGTATAGGCAGGTGGGATGGAACTGCACGAATTCCAGGTTGGCCACGCTGGCTCCCGCCCTGTATCCCATGGCTATGCCGTCGCCGGTGGCCACGTCCGGGTTGGAGGTGTAAAGGTAGACCTTGCCCGCTCCGCCGGTGGCCAGAAGGGTTATGGCTGCGGCGAAGGTGTGAACGGTGTTGGTTTCGGTTTCCAGCACGTAGGCCCCGCAGCAGGATTCCTGGTGGGAGGTCACCACCGAACCACGGCGGATGCGGGTGGAATGGGTGACAAGGTCTACTGCCACGTGGTTTTCGAAGATGGTGATCCTGGGGTTGGCCTCCGCCGACTCCACCAGGACCCTCTCCACCTCCCGGCCCGTCATGTCAGCCGCGTGGACTATGCGGTTCATCGAGTGGCCGCCCTCCCGGCCTAGGTCGAGGCAGGGGCCGTCGTTTTCCGGCGCTTCGTCGGTGGGGCCGGCCAGGTTGAACCGGACCCCCATTTCCATTAGCTCCCGTATCCGGGCCGGGCCGTCCTTCACCACCATTTCCACCACGTCCGGATGGCACAGGCCGTCTCCCGCCGCGTGGGTGTCGGTTATGTGAGCCTCGAAGGTGTCCGCCGCCGAGGACACCGAGGCTATGCCGCCCTGGGCCTGGCTGGTGTTGGTGTCGGATATGCCCCTCTTGGTGACCACGGCCACGGTGCCGAAATCAGCCACCTTGAGTGCGAAGGTGAGCCCCGCTACACCGCTTCCGATAACCAGAAAATCGAACTTGTATTCCATCGCAAGATAAAGGTCGGCGGATGAAAACGGCCTTTCGGATAAGCCGGTTGCACCCGTCCTCCCTCCCCTTTCAATTTATCTATAAACCTGTTGGGCGTTTTTGATTCGGCCCGCCTAAAACCTGCTTCGATGCTGTCTCGATTTTATGGCAAGGCCGAGAAATATCCCCGCCGCAATGACCCCGGCTCCAGCCAGAAACCATTTTACGGGCTGCCCGTTTCGGGCGTCCTCAAGCCGTTTTTTCGCGGCATAGGCTTCCAGCTTAAGGCTTGCCAGTTCCGCGCGGGCCTTGTCGAGGTCCCGGCGAAGGGCCAGGGCCTGCCCGGAGTCTTTGGCCAGGGCCTCGTAAGCCGCCCGCGACCGGGAGGCCTGATTTTGGGCGTCGAAAAGTCCCTTTGCCAGGGCTTCCCTGGCGCGCAAAAGCTCCTGGGCCTTCTGTTCAAGCGCCGCAACTTTCGCCTTTTCCCCGGAAAGGGCCTTTGAAACGCCGTCGTAAAGGAGGCTCTTGGGCTCCTTGTCCGTAAGATAGCGGGATAACGCCCAGCCCTCCCTGCCGGGGGCCAGTCGGACGCGGGTCCAGCCGCCCTGTCGGGACACCGCCTCCAGGGCCTGGCCGCTTCCCACAACGGCAACTATGCGGTTCTGGGGGTCAGGGCCGGTGTGCAGGGTCACCGAATTCTGGTCATCCACATAGAGGGTTTCGGCAAGGCAGGCCGGGGCAAAACCTCCCGATGCGGCAAGGAGAAGACTGAAAAACACGGAAAAAAACTTCATGGGAGACACCCCGCGCCTTGGGTGCGAAGAGGCATGGCCCGTTCCGAATGGTCTTTCAGGAGCCGCCAGCGATGCCCCGGCAATGGCAAAACTGAGCCAAACCACGTGAAAAGTCAAGGATAATGCGGCGGCGGCCCATTTCCCGCCATTCGTTCCGGGCTGGTTTTTCCGTAAATGAACGGGCCGTTACAGGATGGATGCAGCCAAACGCTCCCACAACGGCCCTGCATGAAAGGCCGCAAGCCGCCAGAGCTTTTCCAGAAAATGATGCCAGGGCGCTTCCGGGTTCATGGTGAGCAAAAAAACATGGGGCAAGATGATTGAATTGGCGAACGCCACGAAACCGTAGGAGAAAATCAATCCGTATTTTTTAAGGTCAGACTGGTGCGGACGGCACGAGTGGAGAAGGCAAAGCACGTGGTGCATCAGGGCCATTCCCACGAAAAAAGCCGTAAAGGGCAGGATGAAAGGCGCCGCGCGAACCCATACCAGAAGGCGGAAGGCGGCCAGGCCGAAAACGGCCCAGACGGGAAAAAAGTACGGGGCCAGAACAACGAAAATATTGGTACGCGTAAGGTGGGCGTATCCGCCCTGGTTTTGGGACGCGTAAAACTTGAGGGGTTTGCCGCCGCTTAAAACGCAGGCGATGGTGTGGCAAAGCTCGTGGGTGAAGGTGCCGAAAAAATCCCCCACGCCTATGAAACGGTGGATCAGAAGGTAGGCCCCGGCTCCGGCCAGAACTCCCAATCGTATATCATTGAGCGGCCTTGTTTGAAACGCTTCGAGCCCGGCTGCGTAAAACAGGAAAATCCCCAAGGAAAAAAGGAGCACCCCGAAAAAGGACCGGGCAAGCGTTCCCCCCTCGCTTTTCGACCGTGGCGCGGCCATTATTCGCCGGTATGCCCGGTGGAAGGCAGCCCGAATTTTTCCCGGAAAGCCGTCTCGACAAGCCTTGCCGCCAGTTCCGTGGAGCGAAGGTGCTCCCGGTTGATGATCATGTCGAACTCGTAAGCCGAGGCTATGTCCACGTTGAAGATATTCTTGAAATAGTCCTTCTGCTCGGCGTCGATCTGGTCCAGCTTGGGCGAAGCCTCGTCCTCAGAAACGGAAAGGGCCTCGGCCAGCCTTTTGGTGCGAAATTCCTTTGAGGCGATGAATCTTACCGCCAAAACCCGCTCGCGGGGAAGCATGAGATGCGT
This region includes:
- a CDS encoding membrane integrity-associated transporter subunit PqiC; the encoded protein is MKLATTRILGAAALCLLIIALLAAQGCGLSRPSRPSVRYYSLDYPTPAAREGTPIPAVIRVERFSASPALSGTAMLYSDAPYATRAYALYRWRSAPADIVSFFLARDMKASGLFSAALPYDTRISPTHSLEGRVEEFYEADRPRGAVSAVLSVSVTLVREREPDVTKKIVFQKTYSEVQEASVNNPQAVAGAMSQAMQRVSARLMDDVQKALAKPPAGK
- a CDS encoding M50 family metallopeptidase translates to MAAPRSKSEGGTLARSFFGVLLFSLGIFLFYAAGLEAFQTRPLNDIRLGVLAGAGAYLLIHRFIGVGDFFGTFTHELCHTIACVLSGGKPLKFYASQNQGGYAHLTRTNIFVVLAPYFFPVWAVFGLAAFRLLVWVRAAPFILPFTAFFVGMALMHHVLCLLHSCRPHQSDLKKYGLIFSYGFVAFANSIILPHVFLLTMNPEAPWHHFLEKLWRLAAFHAGPLWERLAASIL
- the nadB gene encoding L-aspartate oxidase, whose protein sequence is MEYKFDFLVIGSGVAGLTFALKVADFGTVAVVTKRGISDTNTSQAQGGIASVSSAADTFEAHITDTHAAGDGLCHPDVVEMVVKDGPARIRELMEMGVRFNLAGPTDEAPENDGPCLDLGREGGHSMNRIVHAADMTGREVERVLVESAEANPRITIFENHVAVDLVTHSTRIRRGSVVTSHQESCCGAYVLETETNTVHTFAAAITLLATGGAGKVYLYTSNPDVATGDGIAMGYRAGASVANLEFVQFHPTCLYHPQAKNFLISEAVRGEGAYLLDHKGRRFMEKYDPVQKELACRDVVARAIDAELKKSGAESVFLDISHEDPGMVRERFPNLYEKCLEFGYDMTKDPLPVVPAAHYMCGGVVTDLEGKTDVANLYAVGECACTGLHGANRLASNSLLEALVYADRAAAQALKDLASVESAPSPPAWDEVGTTDSDEGIVVTHNWDEIRRFMWNYVGIVRSNKRLARAGNRVENIMKEIRDYYWDFKVTADLLELRNIALLAHLIIQCAQRRCESRGLHYNIDHPSKDDRLWSKDSILRRPFVN
- a CDS encoding TIGR04211 family SH3 domain-containing protein, giving the protein MKFFSVFFSLLLAASGGFAPACLAETLYVDDQNSVTLHTGPDPQNRIVAVVGSGQALEAVSRQGGWTRVRLAPGREGWALSRYLTDKEPKSLLYDGVSKALSGEKAKVAALEQKAQELLRAREALAKGLFDAQNQASRSRAAYEALAKDSGQALALRRDLDKARAELASLKLEAYAAKKRLEDARNGQPVKWFLAGAGVIAAGIFLGLAIKSRQHRSRF
- a CDS encoding ATP-binding cassette domain-containing protein, with the protein product MSGDPIIKVENLTAGYGETVILKDVNFTVERGEVVVLVGGSGCGKSTLLKHMIGLLPPISGKIVIDGVDVARAGEKEYRLLLKRIGVLFQGAALLGSLTVGENVALPLEWSARIDQHSRDELVKLKLAAVDLSGYENHFPSEISGGMAKRAGIARAMALNPAILFFDEPSAGLDPITSAELDDLILTMNRVFKTTMVIVTHELSSIHTVADRAVVLDKARKGIAAVGHPKTLAESGDDPVVYRFFNPRGARKE
- a CDS encoding MCE family protein, which encodes MASVRTKFSVGLFLIAGVLMLSFAIIWIGSQGYLKQGKDFVIYFDESVQGLEKDSQVKYRGVAVGRVEDIRVAPDGLLIQVKVQIDPTQVDLDLSRENVHRLVAQLKSVGITGIMFIELDRQTPKTAAPPMRLGFKAPRTVIASKPSDMRLFFAGAESLFRRIEKLEIEKVIAGVNRDLDHLDQAIVAADVKGISNRLTTSLDRANAMLAKENWSGIISSVQKAAADLELAMAEARKLAEETNKTVASATASVDKVGAILDENRPDVRAAITGVRHSVEKVQALLDENRKSLRSTMAEINRVVEEARKMAESGQQAIGDGSRLLVGADVRMAELTKHLLTTVQNLERATENLNRLLENTVEDPSALIFSRPVDEKPVAKEKQ